Below is a window of Nicotiana tabacum cultivar K326 chromosome 19, ASM71507v2, whole genome shotgun sequence DNA.
GGGGAATATTCGTTATGAAAAACAAAAAGTAAGACTTCATCGTCTTTCATTCAGTAACTTCCCGGTTTAAATTTTAATAAAGATAAAAACATTACTATTATATATAGAAtctcttttcattttattaagCTTTTATGTGTATAGTTTATTTATATTCTACGATCATAGTAGGTATTCCTTGATAGAGATGACaacactacatatatatatacgtatatattcGATTTTTTGTATAGTGCTATTATGAGGACCTAGATTAAAGTAACCAAAGTATTATAACGAGTACATCACCGAATAAGAACCTATTTCAGTAGCAATATTGAGGTCTAAGTGTTTTTTCCTTCTAATTGAGGTAAGCACATTTATTATACTAGACTTTCACataatttatgttatgttatctaGAAAAAGGTTAATGAAATGATGGTCAACGTACCAACAACGTTGGTCGTAAGAATTCTGACCAAATCGAGCTTATTATTGCTTTGGTTGAACCATATATTTACTGAACTGAAATTGGAAAAACAGAGAATTTCTTGTAGTTCATTTCAACAAAATTGAAAAGTTCTCCATTTTTAtcacaaagaaggaaaaaaaaaaggaaaaagaaaaaacaagtgCTGACTATGAAATAACGTTGATGTAATGAGAGGTTATAAGCAACCGTTTGATCAGACCAACGGTCTCCATCCACGTAAAATAAACACAAAATTAATCATACTACAAACCCGACAATAGTACTCCAACAACTACTCCAAAAGGATAAATATGACTGTGGTTAAGTTATTAAGTGTACTTTTTCTTAACCATGGTTAAAAACACGACAGATTTGGAAGCGTATGCTCTCTGTTTAAGCTAAAAAAGCGAGTACTCTACATTCTTCCTGTGCTTTATTTCTGTTCAAAAATATTTACTGTGGAGAGTGCCTTCATACCTCGGCCACCTGCAAATTCCCAAGTCTTTCGCCGCCTTCTACTACTACCCAATACCCTCTCTTTGCAATCTTTTTAACtgattactttcttttctttatttatccctcctctctctctctctctctctctctctctctctctctctaaatctTCTTTACATTTTCGAGAAGTACAGTTGTTTTTCTTGGAGCTTAAAAACCCAAGTGGGAGTTTAGCTGTGAAGATTTGTACTTTTTTGGAAAGCTAGGCTGAGCATGTGGAGACCCAAATATTGGTACTTTCAAGAATAAAAGAAGTTATCTTTGAAGTAAATAATACTTAGTTCAAGACTGAGATTTTCTTGCATAAAGTTTGGTGCTTTTTTCATTTGGATGAGAGCTGATCTTGGAGCTGAGTGTTAATTTTCGTGTGTTTTGAAGAGGTGGGTTTTGTTTTAAATTAACTAGTAATTTTTTATATTAGTGTATAAATAATTGTGGGTTGTTAATTAATAGAAATCTTGAAGGGGTTTGTACTCTAATGAttgaaattgaataaaaagattgAACTTTTAACTCAAAGAAATCTCAAGTTGGttgctttattattttaaagtatcTTATGAAACCCCATTAAACAATTGGGACTTTGACTGATAACTTAATTATTTATATCCTTACTACTGTTATGGGTTTTATATAATTTTACTGATTAGGACATTAGTTTATGGAAACAGTTTTTGGTTTTCAGTGTTATATGCTTGAGAATTCTAAAATGTTTGGATTTTTGctggaaaaaaaaaaatgctACTGGACTAGGTGTGGAAGATTTCCTAAAAATGTCAGAGTGCCCAAAGTTAGAGCAATTCTGAGTTAGCAGTTATCACACACCTCTCCACCATGCCTCTCTCTGAGTTTTTGAAAATGGCTAGAGGGAAGCTTGAATCTGGCCAACAGAGAATCTCATCTACAACTCATCTCTCTTCTTTGTGAGTACTGTTtccatttttgcattttgttTTATGCCTTTGATTGGAACCAGTTGATTTAATATTTAGCTAGTTGGTTGTTTGCTAtgttttgagaaattttcttgGTATTTATGCAGTCCTGAGAATGACTTGGTTGAGCTTGTATGGGAAAATGGTCAGATTATGATGCAAGGCCAGTCCAGTAGTGCTAAGAAGAACCCTATTCCTAATAAACTTCCATCAAATGTCTCAAAGATTGGGAAGTTTGGTGTGATGGACTCTATGTTGAATGATATGCCATTATCTGTGCCCACTGATGAACTGGATTTGATTCAAGAGGATGAAGGGGTGCCTTGGTTAGGTTATGCAGCAGATGATAGTCTTCAACAAGATTATTGTTCTCAGTTTTTGCCTGAAATATCTGGTTTGACGGCAAATGAACCATCCAGACAGAGTGAATTTGGTTTAATAAATAAGAGAGGTAGTTCCGATAAGATGATTAGGGATTCACATAGTGTTCCTATTCATAATGCTGGTAATTTTGAGCAAAGAAAGGTTTCTCCTTCTTCCAAATTTAGCCTGTTATGTTCATTGGCACCTCAGAAAGGTCATCTAGAATCAGGAGTTTCAGATGTCTTTAGCAGTAAAATTAGCAATACTCCAGTGTCTGTGTATGGGGATTCAGGTCAAAATCAAGCTGCAGCTGGTGAGGTCAAAAGCATTAAAATCCAAAAGCAAAATATGTCTGGAAGTTGCTCCAGTTTGCCGAACTTTTCACATTTCTCAAGACCTGCTACATTTGTTAAAGCAGCGAAGCTTCAAAATATTACTGGGGGTCCGAATGTCTCAGATTCATATACCGTAGAAGCAAAGGGGagtaaagaaggagaaaatgtgACAAATAGCCACAATAATGTAAATGCTGCAGCAGTTGAAGACTATTTAAGTTCCAAGAAGGAAAATGACCTCCATTATCCAACTAATGTGGTACCTTCCCAACTCGAGTCAAGAGCATCTGGGGATAGCTTTCATGATAGATCATGTCGTGTTGAACAGTCTGATAATGTGTTCAGAGATCGTTCGAGTAATAGTGCCAACACCCCTGGTCAGTTTACTGGTGCAAAGGCAACGACAGATACAGCTGATGGTGAGAGAAATGTTGAACATGGGGTTGTTTGCTCATCTGTATGCTCTGGTAGCAGTGCAGAGAGAGGATCAAGTGATCAGCCTCATAATCTAAAGAGGAAAACCCGAGATAATGAGGATTCCGGGTGTCCAAGTGAAGTAAGTTTATTACTTAAAGGCCATTACTTTTAACATCGTTTTGTAGTATGTTACATCTTTGTTAAGATGTTGAGTCTGACAAGGAAATATCTTCTGTTCAGGATGTTGAAGAAGAATCTGTTGGTATAAAAAAAACATGCCCTACTCGAGGAGGTACAGGTTCAAAGAGAAGCCGAGCTGCAGAGGTGCATAATTTGTCTGAGCGGGTGAGCTGACCATTAACACATCATCTGTGCCTTTTGCATTTTGAGGTCGTAAATCTTCTTAAGATGATTTAGATATAAATGCATTCtgattcattttctgcaaacagaGGCGAAGGGATAGGATTAATGAAAAGATGCGTGCATTACAGGAACTAATACCCAACTGCAATAAGGTACAAAAAGTCTTTGGATAAGTTAAAGTCATGCTGAGAAGTTGATTTATGTGATTTTGTCTGTTCCTTTTTTGTAATCCCTGTAAGATTGGAAAGGGATTTTGTCTTTTGGTGTTTTGCGCACTTGTAATTACTACAACACTTACTTAGTGCTAGCTCCTATCACCTTTCTCTATATGAAAAAAAATTTGTCTATTCTTTTTCTACCATACTTCATCAAGCAATCAACTTTAAGTTAGTTAAAAACTCAGAAAATGTCAGTAACTTATTTGAGCTCAATGCATAAGCTAGAGTAAGATTTTGCTGGTATTTCACTCATATATTTCAAGTTGCTTTAACTGACACGGTTTGATGAAGTGTTGCTGGTAATCTTAAAAGTAACCATCACCCAACCTTATTGTATCCTAACTCCTCCTGTAGTTtctcattttcaataattttgatgGCTTTCCTTATTGATTGCTAGGCGGATAAAGCTTCAATGCTTGATGAAGCTATTGAGTATTTGAAGACACTTCAACTGCAAGTACAGGTTAGATGATGGTTTTCTATGCTTTTTTTAAGAACTGAGAATTAGAGTCATAACTACAATTGCTAATTGGTTCATCCCCTTTTTTGCAGATAATGTCTATGGGAGCAGGGTTTTGTGTCCCACCAATGATGTTTCCTGCTGGAGTGCAGCACATGCATGCTGCCCAAATGCCACATTTCTCTCCAATGGGTTTAGGGATGGGTATGGGAATGGGGATGGGCTATGGAATGGGTATGCTTGACATGAATGGTAGATCGTCTGGCTGCCCTGTTTTTCCAATCCCCTCTGTTCAAGGATCTCATTTTCCGTCACCTCCAATTCCTGCCACTGCTGCTTATCCAGGAATAGCTGTATCTAGTCGTCATGCCTTTGCACATCCTGGTCAAGGACTTCCCATGCCAATCCCACGACCATCTTTGGCTCCTTTGGCAGGGCAATCATCAACTGGTGCTGCTGTCCCTTTGAACGCTGCAAGGGTAGGAGTTTCAGTGGACAGACCGAGTGTACCACCAATTTTGGATTCCAAAAATCCAGTACACAAGAAGAACTCACGGATAGTCCGTGATGCTGAATCTAGCCTCCCAATAAATCAGACATGCAGTCAGGTGTGTATTTTTATCAAGGACTTATCATGTTCTATCTattgaaaaggagaaaaaaagaagagtacgaaatgaaagaaaacaagcACTATAAACTCTGTTTGCTGGAGAATAGAAGTTACTGATTCCTATATAGTCTCTTTGTGTGTAGTGATGATATGTATAAATGGATGCAGACACATAGCATTATTCTGTAGATAAAGATTCATGTTTATGAACAATCAGTGGAAGTGGGGAGAGAGAGGGTGTTTATTATTGAGGAGTCATGCTGCATATATTTGGTGAGATTTTTCTGTTGAGAGGAGAATAAACGGAAGAAATATTAAATGTAATTGAAGATATATAGGATGCAACTCATAACTGtcttgtcttctttttcttctacaTGAAATGGCCAATTATCTATTACGAAATAGAGAAGTATAAAGGTGGAATCTATAGAAAGGTTTTCCATTTCTGGCTTCATTTGCCATTATGTCACAACTGCTGCACAGTTCTGTATAGCTGTAATTAGGAGGATGTTACATATGAAGACTAATGCTGATTTTGAAAAAGGCTGATACCTCGTAGGAAGCTTGTTAGGGAGACTAGGGATGCACCTAATGTCAAGGGACCTCTAG
It encodes the following:
- the LOC107784593 gene encoding transcription factor PIF3, with the protein product MPLSEFLKMARGKLESGQQRISSTTHLSSFPENDLVELVWENGQIMMQGQSSSAKKNPIPNKLPSNVSKIGKFGVMDSMLNDMPLSVPTDELDLIQEDEGVPWLGYAADDSLQQDYCSQFLPEISGLTANEPSRQSEFGLINKRGSSDKMIRDSHSVPIHNAGNFEQRKVSPSSKFSLLCSLAPQKGHLESGVSDVFSSKISNTPVSVYGDSGQNQAAAGEVKSIKIQKQNMSGSCSSLPNFSHFSRPATFVKAAKLQNITGGPNVSDSYTVEAKGSKEGENVTNSHNNVNAAAVEDYLSSKKENDLHYPTNVVPSQLESRASGDSFHDRSCRVEQSDNVFRDRSSNSANTPGQFTGAKATTDTADGERNVEHGVVCSSVCSGSSAERGSSDQPHNLKRKTRDNEDSGCPSEDVEEESVGIKKTCPTRGGTGSKRSRAAEVHNLSERRRRDRINEKMRALQELIPNCNKADKASMLDEAIEYLKTLQLQVQIMSMGAGFCVPPMMFPAGVQHMHAAQMPHFSPMGLGMGMGMGMGYGMGMLDMNGRSSGCPVFPIPSVQGSHFPSPPIPATAAYPGIAVSSRHAFAHPGQGLPMPIPRPSLAPLAGQSSTGAAVPLNAARVGVSVDRPSVPPILDSKNPVHKKNSRIVRDAESSLPINQTCSQVQAANEILDKSALVQKNDQLLDVTGSAANNLTNQTDVPGSEAGSSL